A single Xylanimonas cellulosilytica DSM 15894 DNA region contains:
- a CDS encoding Dps family protein, which translates to MPALPRFTVPSLSKEKGGKVAAILQERLHALNDLHLTLKHVHWNVVGPHFIAVHEMLDPQVDAVRLMVDTIAERIATLGVPPVGTPGALVKARTWDDYSLGRASAIEHLGALDEVYEGVITAHRKAADDTESLDTVTNDLLVGHLHELEQFHWFIRAHLENSGGSLSTEGAKTELDAASEAKKGA; encoded by the coding sequence ATGCCTGCACTGCCCCGGTTCACGGTCCCCTCGCTGTCGAAGGAGAAGGGCGGCAAGGTCGCCGCCATCCTGCAGGAGCGGCTCCACGCCCTCAACGACCTTCACCTGACGCTCAAGCACGTCCACTGGAACGTGGTCGGGCCGCACTTCATCGCCGTGCACGAGATGCTCGACCCGCAGGTCGACGCCGTGCGGCTCATGGTCGACACGATCGCCGAGCGCATCGCCACGCTCGGCGTCCCGCCCGTCGGCACCCCGGGCGCCCTCGTCAAGGCGCGCACCTGGGACGACTACTCCCTCGGCCGCGCCTCGGCGATCGAGCACCTCGGTGCCCTCGACGAGGTGTACGAGGGCGTCATCACCGCGCACCGCAAGGCCGCCGACGACACCGAGTCGCTGGACACGGTGACGAACGACCTGCTGGTCGGCCACCTCCACGAGCTCGAGCAGTTCCACTGGTTCATCCGCGCCCACCTGGAGAACTCGGGCGGCTCGCTGTCCACCGAGGGCGCGAAGACGGAGCTCGACGCCGCGAGCGAGGCGAAGAAGGGCGCCTGA
- a CDS encoding DUF3866 family protein, with translation MITWRTGTVVSRGKTWGAAHRAARELDVELDRPLPGDTDATTRVRALAYTTLVGDPHPGDTLLLNCSALARGLGTGGYALVAGPVGTLPDDPPPGPGHLVKARYTPLQAMVLGVDEQESPHHHTLQDADTLDDLPVVVADLHSALPAIIAGARHAAATHGRPTPRIAYVMTDGGALPAAFSRTIATLHDHDWLHTTITVGQAFGGDLEAVTTHTGLLAAHHITHADLAIVTQGPGNLGTGTRWGYSGVAAGEAINATSTLGGRAIASLRVSGADPRDRHRGISHHSLTAYGRVALTPADIPLPVPTHDLENLPAWGPALTTRIREQITTLAATHRLTPVPADAHLLTALAASPARLSTMGRGLDADPAAFVAAAVAGVHAEGIAARRR, from the coding sequence GTGATCACCTGGCGAACCGGCACCGTGGTGTCGCGCGGAAAAACCTGGGGCGCCGCACACCGCGCCGCCCGCGAGCTCGACGTCGAGCTCGACCGCCCCCTCCCCGGAGACACCGACGCCACCACCCGCGTCCGCGCCCTCGCCTACACCACCCTCGTCGGCGACCCCCACCCCGGCGACACCCTCCTGCTCAACTGCAGCGCCCTCGCCCGCGGACTCGGCACCGGCGGCTACGCCCTCGTCGCCGGACCCGTCGGCACCCTCCCCGACGACCCCCCACCCGGACCCGGCCACCTCGTCAAAGCCCGCTACACCCCCCTGCAAGCCATGGTCCTCGGCGTCGACGAACAAGAATCCCCGCACCACCACACCCTCCAGGACGCCGACACCCTCGACGACCTCCCCGTCGTCGTCGCCGACCTCCACTCCGCCCTCCCCGCCATCATCGCCGGCGCCCGCCACGCCGCCGCCACCCACGGCCGCCCCACCCCCCGCATCGCCTACGTCATGACCGACGGCGGCGCCCTCCCCGCCGCCTTCTCCCGCACCATCGCCACCCTCCACGACCACGACTGGCTCCACACCACCATCACCGTCGGCCAAGCCTTCGGCGGCGACCTCGAAGCCGTCACCACCCACACCGGCCTCCTCGCCGCCCACCACATCACGCACGCCGACCTCGCCATCGTCACCCAAGGCCCCGGCAACCTCGGCACCGGCACCCGCTGGGGCTACTCCGGCGTCGCCGCCGGCGAAGCCATCAACGCCACCAGCACCCTCGGCGGCAGAGCCATCGCATCCCTGCGGGTGTCAGGGGCCGACCCCCGCGACCGCCACCGCGGCATCTCCCACCACTCCCTGACCGCCTACGGCCGCGTCGCCCTCACCCCCGCCGACATCCCCCTCCCCGTCCCCACCCACGACCTCGAAAACCTCCCCGCCTGGGGACCCGCCCTCACCACCCGCATCCGCGAACAGATCACCACCCTCGCCGCCACCCACCGCCTCACCCCCGTCCCCGCCGACGCCCACCTCCTCACGGCGCTCGCGGCCTCACCGGCGCGGCTGTCGACGATGGGGCGCGGCCTGGACGCGGACCCCGCCGCGTTCGTCGCCGCGGCCGTCGCGGGCGTGCACGCGGAAGGGATCGCGGCCCGACGTCGCTAG
- a CDS encoding tyrosine-type recombinase/integrase: protein MSHVTPHPEPSTGPEPSPPPATTPGTVSAAVGRYPRPPVGLGEAEWVWRELGVEALRAGGKAEVVRLAVIAGLTRSTGARYGDLLRLRVEDLDLGGAGAHTGEGSVVVRHGKHRTVRVHRIPPEVVLVLKHWMDVRLELAAELEGSVPRALLLTVHHTHDNGTTVASGLPITKQGLVLSWRRFVLRTNARYGALRPPLPTRFEQVRRAWVEAGAPDPGREIDVETK, encoded by the coding sequence ATGTCCCACGTCACGCCGCACCCCGAGCCCTCGACGGGCCCGGAACCGAGTCCTCCGCCCGCCACGACTCCCGGGACCGTTTCCGCAGCGGTGGGGCGGTACCCGCGGCCTCCCGTGGGGCTCGGGGAGGCCGAGTGGGTGTGGCGGGAGCTGGGTGTCGAGGCGCTGCGGGCCGGGGGCAAGGCCGAGGTGGTGCGGCTGGCCGTCATCGCCGGGCTGACCCGGTCGACGGGGGCGCGGTACGGGGATCTGCTGCGGTTGCGGGTCGAGGACCTGGACCTGGGCGGAGCCGGGGCGCACACGGGGGAGGGGAGCGTCGTCGTGCGGCACGGCAAGCACCGCACGGTGCGCGTGCACCGGATCCCGCCGGAGGTGGTGCTGGTGCTCAAGCACTGGATGGACGTGCGACTCGAGCTGGCCGCGGAGCTCGAAGGCTCGGTGCCGCGCGCGCTGCTCCTGACGGTGCACCACACCCACGACAACGGCACGACCGTGGCCAGCGGCCTGCCGATCACGAAGCAAGGGCTGGTGCTCTCCTGGCGCCGCTTCGTGCTGCGCACGAACGCCCGCTACGGCGCCCTGCGCCCGCCGCTGCCCACCCGGTTCGAGCAGGTGCGGCGGGCGTGGGTGGAGGCCGGCGCACCCGACCCCGGGCGAGAGATCGACGTCGAGACAAAATAG
- a CDS encoding AAA family ATPase, whose protein sequence is MTTTAPAPLPVAEVAALGRRVLDEVGTAVVGMRDALEIALATVLAGGHVLFEDVPGLGKTLAARSLATALGLDFARLQCTPDLLPSDITGSAVFDPASRAFEFQPGPVFTGLFLADEINRTAPKTQSALLEAMAERQVSVDGVTRPLPRPFHVVATSNPVEYEGTYPLPEAQLDRFMVRLAVGYPDRAQEAEVLLRRVARRQEAAPVSPVVDAATVLAMQAGVEAVAVDRDVVRYCVDLAAATRSHTSLEVGASPRGSQNLLLLARAVAVLAGRDYALPEDVKRVAVPVLAHRLTLTPTAWASAVRAEDVVTDLLRTVAGPATVGRA, encoded by the coding sequence ATGACCACCACTGCCCCCGCCCCGCTCCCGGTGGCCGAGGTCGCCGCGCTCGGCAGGCGTGTGCTCGACGAGGTCGGCACCGCCGTCGTCGGCATGCGCGACGCGCTCGAGATCGCGCTGGCGACGGTGCTGGCCGGCGGCCACGTGCTGTTCGAGGACGTGCCGGGCCTGGGCAAGACGCTGGCCGCCCGGTCGCTGGCCACGGCCCTGGGGCTCGACTTCGCACGTCTCCAGTGCACGCCCGACCTGCTGCCCTCCGACATCACCGGCTCCGCCGTGTTCGACCCGGCGTCCCGGGCGTTCGAGTTCCAGCCCGGCCCGGTGTTCACCGGCCTGTTCCTGGCTGACGAGATCAACCGCACCGCCCCCAAGACCCAGTCGGCGCTGCTGGAGGCCATGGCCGAGCGGCAGGTCTCCGTCGACGGCGTCACCCGGCCGTTGCCCCGCCCCTTCCACGTCGTCGCGACGTCGAACCCCGTCGAGTACGAGGGCACCTACCCGCTGCCCGAGGCACAGCTCGACCGGTTCATGGTGCGCCTCGCCGTCGGCTATCCCGACCGCGCCCAGGAGGCCGAGGTGCTGCTGCGCCGCGTGGCCCGACGCCAGGAGGCGGCACCCGTCAGCCCGGTCGTCGACGCCGCCACCGTGCTGGCCATGCAGGCGGGCGTCGAGGCCGTCGCGGTGGACCGCGACGTCGTGCGGTACTGCGTCGACCTGGCGGCCGCCACCCGTTCGCACACCTCGCTCGAGGTGGGCGCCTCGCCGCGCGGTTCGCAAAACCTGCTGCTGCTCGCCCGTGCCGTCGCCGTCCTGGCCGGGCGTGACTACGCCCTGCCGGAGGACGTCAAGCGGGTCGCGGTGCCCGTGCTCGCCCACCGCCTCACGCTGACGCCGACGGCGTGGGCGTCAGCGGTGCGCGCCGAGGACGTCGTGACGGACCTGCTGCGCACCGTGGCCGGGCCCGCCACCGTGGGGCGCGCGTGA
- a CDS encoding GNAT family N-acetyltransferase, which translates to MTGTLRPYAPTDRDAIAEVCLRTGDAGGDARGLYRASTLLADVYALPYVDLEPATAFVVVLPDDAAPDDAARAGQDAVLRVADGVLVGYVLGAPDTVAFVERWSREWTPGYLERHPAPALPPASGGPGYTEAQLWHDGAHPERMLSPGPDVLADYPAHLHIDLLPQAQGQGWGRRLIGTLCEALAARGVPGVHLSYAASNTNARAFYDRLGFVELPGSSPDAPLMGLATQG; encoded by the coding sequence ATGACGGGAACCCTGCGCCCCTACGCCCCGACGGACCGCGACGCGATCGCCGAGGTGTGCCTGCGGACCGGCGACGCCGGCGGCGACGCGCGCGGTCTCTACCGTGCCAGCACGCTCCTGGCCGACGTCTACGCCCTGCCCTACGTAGACCTCGAGCCCGCGACGGCGTTCGTCGTCGTCCTGCCCGACGACGCTGCGCCCGACGATGCCGCCCGTGCGGGGCAGGACGCCGTGCTGCGGGTCGCCGACGGCGTGCTGGTCGGGTACGTCCTCGGCGCACCGGACACCGTCGCGTTCGTCGAGCGGTGGTCGCGCGAGTGGACGCCCGGGTACCTCGAACGGCACCCCGCACCGGCCCTGCCACCGGCGTCGGGCGGGCCCGGGTACACCGAGGCGCAGCTCTGGCACGACGGCGCCCACCCTGAGCGGATGCTCAGCCCTGGCCCCGACGTGCTGGCCGACTACCCCGCGCACCTGCACATCGACCTGCTCCCCCAGGCCCAGGGGCAGGGGTGGGGCCGCCGCCTGATCGGCACGCTCTGCGAGGCGCTGGCCGCGCGCGGCGTCCCCGGCGTCCACCTCTCGTACGCCGCGTCGAACACGAACGCGCGCGCCTTCTACGACCGCCTCGGCTTCGTGGAGCTGCCAGGGTCCTCCCCGGACGCGCCGCTGATGGGGCTGGCGACGCAGGGCTGA
- a CDS encoding L-threonylcarbamoyladenylate synthase gives MARYFDVHPVDPQARVIGQVTTMLRDGALIAYPTDSGYALGSRMDYHDGTERIRQVRRLNDKHHFTLVCADFAQLGHLVHLDNSAFRAIKAATPGPYTFILRALPEVPRRLAHPKKKTVGVRITDNRVAQALLHELGEPLLSSTLILPGQTAPLVDGWTIKEELDHVLDAVVDGGEVPERPTTVVDWSEGYPEVLRAGAGDTTRFE, from the coding sequence ATGGCGCGTTACTTCGACGTCCACCCCGTCGACCCTCAGGCGCGGGTGATCGGGCAGGTCACCACGATGCTCCGCGACGGCGCGCTGATCGCCTACCCGACCGACTCCGGGTACGCGCTGGGCAGTCGGATGGACTACCACGACGGCACCGAGCGCATCCGGCAGGTGCGGCGCCTGAACGACAAGCACCACTTCACGCTGGTGTGCGCCGACTTCGCGCAGCTCGGCCACCTGGTGCACCTCGACAACAGCGCGTTCCGGGCCATCAAGGCCGCCACGCCAGGGCCGTACACGTTCATCCTGCGTGCCCTGCCCGAGGTGCCGCGCCGGCTCGCGCACCCCAAGAAGAAGACGGTCGGGGTGCGCATCACCGACAACCGGGTGGCGCAGGCGCTGCTGCACGAGCTCGGCGAGCCCTTGCTGTCCTCCACCCTGATCCTGCCCGGGCAGACGGCGCCGCTCGTCGACGGCTGGACCATCAAGGAGGAGCTCGACCACGTGCTCGACGCCGTCGTCGACGGGGGAGAGGTGCCCGAGCGGCCCACCACGGTGGTCGACTGGTCGGAGGGCTACCCGGAGGTGCTCCGTGCGGGCGCCGGGGACACCACCCGCTTCGAGTGA
- a CDS encoding DUF58 domain-containing protein, with protein MKSRSWHPSPAATGTVVVGLCTLLAGVLLGQADVALIGVPLVLAVVLGRSQRPTGSTSVSFEPGHPTEVPGVIEETLHVVPAPGADVVHVRVFAPGHRPVEAVLPGGGPRALPLRLASERTGPQRTFHVDVRARGVADVTTEDATSVEAAHRLVLPEAAHLGRVPVSPRLRGLTGPRASRRLGDGSELRDVHPLAPGDRLRRVDWRATARRSPTLESLHVRRTFATAEAAAVLVIDSRDDVGPDLHTWRGSEPQRVDEATSLDLARHAAASVATALVGAGDRVGLEDLARRRRPLAPATGKRHLRRILHALAVAAPVGDPSHRVRPPQVPTDAIVYLFTTLLDSAAPDLVEQWVERGVPVVVIDTLPAVQPVSEKHLRLAWRVTAMERADRMRALAARGVPVLQWAGRDREQAATRFELLVRSAERHQPTAGAGR; from the coding sequence GTGAAGTCCAGGTCCTGGCACCCGAGCCCGGCCGCCACGGGCACCGTGGTCGTCGGGCTGTGCACCCTGCTCGCCGGGGTGCTCCTCGGGCAGGCCGACGTCGCCCTGATCGGGGTGCCGCTCGTGCTCGCCGTGGTGCTCGGCCGGTCGCAGCGCCCCACCGGCTCGACGAGCGTGTCCTTCGAGCCGGGCCACCCCACCGAAGTGCCGGGGGTCATCGAGGAGACGCTGCACGTGGTGCCCGCTCCGGGGGCCGACGTCGTCCACGTGCGCGTGTTCGCCCCCGGGCACCGGCCGGTCGAGGCCGTGCTGCCCGGCGGTGGCCCGCGCGCGCTTCCCCTGCGGCTGGCATCCGAGCGCACCGGACCGCAGCGGACCTTCCACGTCGACGTGCGGGCCCGCGGGGTGGCGGACGTGACCACCGAGGACGCGACCAGCGTCGAGGCCGCCCACCGTCTCGTGCTGCCCGAGGCGGCGCACCTCGGCCGGGTGCCGGTGTCCCCCCGGCTGCGTGGCCTGACCGGCCCGCGGGCCTCGCGCCGCCTCGGCGACGGGTCCGAGCTGCGCGACGTGCACCCGTTGGCTCCCGGCGACCGGCTGCGCCGCGTGGACTGGCGCGCCACCGCACGCCGGTCCCCCACCCTCGAGTCGCTGCACGTGCGCCGCACCTTCGCCACCGCCGAGGCCGCCGCCGTCCTGGTGATCGACTCACGCGACGACGTCGGTCCCGACCTGCACACCTGGCGCGGCAGCGAACCCCAGCGCGTCGACGAGGCCACGTCGCTGGACCTGGCCCGGCACGCCGCCGCGTCCGTCGCGACCGCGCTCGTCGGGGCCGGGGACCGGGTCGGGCTCGAGGACCTCGCCCGACGCCGTCGCCCCCTCGCCCCCGCCACCGGCAAGCGGCACCTGCGGCGCATCCTGCACGCCCTCGCCGTCGCCGCGCCCGTCGGGGACCCGTCGCACCGGGTGCGCCCGCCGCAGGTTCCCACCGACGCGATCGTGTACCTGTTCACCACCCTGCTCGACTCCGCCGCACCTGACCTGGTCGAGCAGTGGGTGGAGCGCGGCGTCCCCGTCGTTGTCATCGACACGCTGCCCGCGGTCCAGCCCGTCAGCGAGAAGCACCTGCGCCTGGCCTGGCGCGTCACCGCGATGGAACGGGCCGACCGCATGCGCGCCCTCGCGGCGCGCGGCGTGCCCGTGCTGCAGTGGGCGGGGCGCGACCGAGAGCAGGCCGCCACCCGGTTCGAGCTGCTCGTGCGCTCCGCCGAACGCCATCAGCCCACGGCGGGAGCGGGACGATGA
- a CDS encoding DUF4129 domain-containing protein: MRSRHLPVIGTALLLAVVVGGAAAGEYWRLDPTAAPTFDAPVLPPPPPPPDPAPSMLPVPPGTGAGSTPWFLLALLVLAVVLLLLGTAYAVRQMLAGRAEPMPEPMDPDILVSGVHAAAGTIDLPVLVDAVEAALARLDAAGTPTDAVVAAWVLLEEAAAAHGWERHPSQTSTEFTAQLLDVSPAPPEHTATLRGLYQRARFTDHPVTPEHVAQARTALAAIARALDGAPA, translated from the coding sequence GTGCGAAGCCGACACCTGCCCGTGATCGGCACCGCCCTGCTCCTGGCCGTGGTCGTCGGCGGGGCCGCCGCAGGCGAGTACTGGCGGCTCGACCCGACCGCCGCACCGACGTTCGACGCCCCGGTCCTTCCGCCACCACCTCCCCCTCCGGACCCGGCACCGTCGATGCTGCCGGTCCCGCCGGGCACCGGCGCCGGGTCCACGCCCTGGTTCCTGCTCGCGCTGCTCGTGCTGGCCGTCGTGCTGCTGCTCCTCGGCACCGCCTACGCCGTCCGCCAGATGCTCGCCGGGCGGGCCGAGCCGATGCCGGAACCCATGGACCCGGACATCCTGGTCAGCGGCGTCCACGCGGCCGCCGGCACGATCGACCTGCCCGTGCTGGTCGACGCGGTCGAGGCCGCGCTCGCCCGCCTCGACGCCGCGGGCACCCCCACCGACGCCGTCGTCGCCGCATGGGTGCTGCTCGAGGAGGCCGCGGCAGCCCACGGCTGGGAGCGGCACCCCTCGCAGACCAGCACCGAGTTCACCGCCCAGCTCCTCGACGTCTCCCCCGCCCCGCCCGAGCACACCGCGACGCTGCGCGGCCTGTACCAGCGGGCCCGCTTCACCGATCACCCGGTCACGCCCGAGCACGTCGCCCAGGCACGGACGGCGCTCGCCGCGATCGCCCGGGCCCTCGACGGGGCGCCCGCATGA
- a CDS encoding helix-turn-helix transcriptional regulator has product MSENSVAAGVGSSAGPGGVPPAERLLNLVIALVNTSVSMTKQQVRQGVAGYGDAPSLEAFERMFERDKDTLRGLGVPVVTVDAGGHSDDVGYRIDNEAYALPAIDLTPAELGVLALAAQLWGDKTLRTDTSRAMTKLRAAGTPGLGASGAAEDALVGLAPRVRAVGDAYGPLLDAVTERRTVRFRYRTASTGVLADRRVEPWRIAVRGGGWYLVGRDVDREAPRVFRLSRIEGRVRVGARPGAFAIPDHVDVDAVLGAAGQERVAVLAVVPERASAVRARAVEVPAHVPPVPEGFDVVAIPFRSVTTLAEELAGYADAVVVLAPPELRADVVRRLQAAAALGASTGSDDEEGSRG; this is encoded by the coding sequence ATGTCTGAGAACTCTGTTGCCGCTGGTGTCGGCTCGTCTGCGGGTCCGGGTGGTGTGCCGCCTGCGGAGCGGTTGTTGAACCTGGTGATCGCGTTGGTGAACACGAGCGTGTCGATGACGAAGCAGCAGGTCCGGCAGGGGGTGGCGGGGTACGGGGATGCGCCGAGCCTTGAGGCGTTCGAGCGGATGTTCGAGCGGGACAAGGACACGTTGCGGGGTCTGGGCGTGCCGGTGGTGACGGTGGATGCGGGGGGGCACAGCGACGACGTCGGGTATCGGATCGACAACGAGGCGTATGCGTTGCCGGCGATCGATCTGACGCCTGCCGAGCTGGGGGTGCTGGCGTTGGCGGCGCAGCTGTGGGGGGACAAGACGCTGCGGACGGATACGTCGCGTGCGATGACGAAGCTGCGTGCTGCGGGGACGCCTGGGCTGGGTGCGTCGGGGGCGGCGGAGGATGCGTTGGTGGGTCTGGCGCCGCGGGTGCGTGCGGTGGGTGATGCGTACGGGCCGTTGCTGGATGCGGTGACGGAGCGTCGTACGGTCCGGTTCCGGTATCGGACGGCGTCGACGGGGGTGCTGGCGGACCGGCGGGTGGAGCCGTGGCGGATCGCGGTGCGCGGTGGTGGCTGGTATCTGGTGGGTCGTGACGTGGACCGGGAGGCGCCGCGGGTGTTCCGGTTGTCGCGGATCGAGGGGCGGGTCCGGGTGGGGGCGCGGCCGGGTGCTTTTGCGATTCCCGACCATGTGGACGTCGATGCGGTGCTGGGTGCGGCGGGGCAGGAGCGGGTCGCCGTGCTCGCGGTGGTGCCGGAGCGGGCGTCAGCGGTGCGGGCCCGTGCGGTCGAGGTGCCGGCCCACGTCCCGCCGGTGCCGGAGGGGTTCGACGTGGTCGCGATCCCGTTCCGGTCGGTGACGACGCTCGCGGAGGAGCTGGCCGGGTACGCCGACGCCGTCGTCGTGCTGGCACCCCCAGAGCTGCGTGCCGACGTGGTGCGCCGTCTGCAGGCCGCGGCCGCGCTGGGCGCGTCCACCGGTTCCGACGACGAGGAGGGCTCCCGTGGCTGA
- a CDS encoding YigZ family protein, whose product MAPALPSTIAAPVDHELVVKKSRFLAHLHPVASVAEADAVVARIRKEHWDARHHCVALVVGTHADQQRSTDDGEPSGTAGVPMLEVLRHRQVTDVVAVVTRYFGGVLLGAGGLVRAYSSAVSEALDRARTVHRRILTQVHLDVPHADAGRLDHLLRDWAGTHGAVLGETEYRDVARLTLLVPPAELGTLADDVAAATAGALTPVPGEQRVVDVPA is encoded by the coding sequence GTGGCTCCCGCCCTGCCCTCGACCATCGCCGCGCCCGTCGACCACGAGCTCGTCGTCAAGAAGTCGCGGTTCCTCGCGCACCTGCACCCCGTCGCCAGCGTCGCAGAGGCCGACGCCGTCGTGGCGCGCATCCGCAAGGAGCACTGGGACGCCCGGCACCACTGCGTCGCCCTCGTCGTCGGCACGCACGCCGACCAGCAGCGCTCCACCGACGACGGCGAGCCCTCGGGCACCGCCGGCGTGCCGATGCTCGAGGTGCTGCGCCACCGGCAGGTCACCGACGTCGTCGCCGTGGTCACGCGCTACTTCGGCGGGGTGCTGCTGGGTGCGGGCGGGCTGGTGCGCGCCTACTCCTCCGCCGTCTCCGAGGCGCTCGACCGCGCCCGCACCGTCCACCGGCGGATCCTCACGCAGGTCCACCTCGACGTGCCGCACGCCGACGCCGGTCGCCTCGACCACCTGCTGCGCGACTGGGCCGGCACGCACGGCGCGGTGCTCGGTGAGACCGAGTACCGGGACGTCGCCCGGCTCACGCTGCTCGTGCCGCCCGCCGAGCTCGGCACGCTCGCCGACGACGTCGCCGCGGCCACCGCCGGTGCGCTGACACCGGTGCCGGGCGAGCAGCGCGTCGTCGACGTGCCGGCCTGA
- a CDS encoding UTP--glucose-1-phosphate uridylyltransferase: MTDTGLQQAREKMTAAGVAPAAIETFTRFYGLLESGVSGLVREDDVDPLPQLARADALGLSDDDAAAALAKTAIIKLNGGLGTSMGMDKAKSLLPVRGELTFLDVIVGQVRAARASTGTRLPLILMNSFRTQDDTLALLGRYDDVAVDGLPLDFLQNREPKLRADDLTPVEWPADPDLEWCPPGHGDLYPALHAGGVVRALLDAGFRYASVSNSDNLGAAPDARIAGWFAASGAPYAAEMCLKTPADVKGGQLVVRKADGRIVQRETAQTHPDDVAVSLDPARHRYFHTNNLWFDLEALAAELDRTGGVLELPLIRNDKTVDPADPASTPVVQIESAMGAAVAVFEGATAIEVGRERFLPVKTTNDLLVLRSDVYALTDDFRVVAQVPAPLVSLSKAYKTIAGFDARFPAGPPSLREATALTVDGDWTFGADVRVQGDAVLPDAGSPSVVPDGAAVTADGVVAG, encoded by the coding sequence ATGACCGACACCGGCCTGCAGCAGGCACGCGAGAAGATGACGGCCGCGGGCGTGGCGCCCGCCGCGATCGAGACGTTCACCCGGTTCTACGGGCTCCTGGAGTCCGGAGTGTCGGGCCTGGTCCGCGAGGACGACGTCGACCCCCTGCCGCAGCTCGCCCGGGCGGACGCTCTCGGGCTGTCCGACGACGACGCGGCCGCCGCGCTGGCGAAGACGGCGATCATCAAGCTCAACGGTGGCCTGGGCACCTCGATGGGCATGGACAAGGCCAAGTCGCTGCTGCCGGTCCGCGGCGAGCTCACGTTCCTCGACGTCATCGTCGGCCAGGTGCGTGCGGCCCGGGCCTCCACCGGGACGCGCCTGCCGCTGATCCTCATGAACTCGTTCCGCACGCAGGACGACACGCTCGCGCTGCTGGGCCGGTACGACGACGTCGCCGTCGACGGGCTGCCGCTGGACTTCCTGCAGAACCGCGAGCCCAAGCTGCGGGCCGACGACCTGACGCCCGTCGAGTGGCCCGCCGACCCGGACCTGGAGTGGTGCCCGCCCGGCCACGGGGACCTGTACCCCGCACTGCACGCAGGCGGCGTCGTGCGCGCGCTGCTGGACGCCGGGTTCCGGTACGCGAGCGTGTCCAACTCGGACAACCTCGGCGCCGCCCCCGACGCCCGCATCGCGGGCTGGTTCGCGGCGTCAGGCGCCCCGTACGCGGCGGAGATGTGCCTCAAGACGCCCGCGGACGTCAAGGGCGGCCAGCTCGTGGTCCGCAAGGCCGACGGCCGGATCGTGCAGCGTGAGACCGCGCAGACGCACCCCGACGACGTCGCCGTGTCGCTCGACCCGGCACGGCACCGCTACTTCCACACGAACAACCTGTGGTTCGACCTGGAGGCGCTGGCCGCCGAGCTGGACCGGACCGGGGGAGTGCTGGAGCTGCCGCTGATCCGCAACGACAAGACCGTCGACCCGGCGGACCCTGCCTCGACCCCGGTCGTGCAGATCGAGTCCGCGATGGGTGCCGCCGTCGCCGTCTTCGAGGGGGCTACCGCGATCGAGGTGGGCCGCGAGCGGTTCCTGCCCGTCAAGACCACCAACGACCTGCTGGTGCTGCGCTCGGACGTGTACGCCCTCACCGACGACTTCCGGGTCGTGGCGCAGGTGCCCGCCCCGCTGGTGTCGCTCAGCAAGGCCTACAAGACGATCGCCGGGTTCGATGCTCGCTTCCCGGCCGGTCCGCCCTCGCTGCGCGAGGCGACGGCGCTGACGGTCGACGGCGACTGGACGTTCGGCGCCGACGTGCGGGTGCAGGGAGACGCCGTGCTCCCCGACGCCGGGAGCCCGTCGGTGGTGCCGGACGGCGCAGCGGTCACGGCGGACGGCGTCGTCGCCGGCTGA